A part of Tessaracoccus timonensis genomic DNA contains:
- the infB gene encoding translation initiation factor IF-2, with protein MAKPRVHEIAKEFGMPSKELLAWLKDQGEYVRGASSSLEAPVVRRIREHFSADGDSAKKDAPKTPSSSSARQTKSKSDAPKPGGIRAPKATPGAFDPGASPAPTSAPKPAAPKPGATAARPGAAPKPGAPKPAAPQPKPATGAKPGAEAKPSSAPKPGAAKPSAPKPGVPKPAAPSAGSRTGGVTPGSMPRRTNAPRPGNNPFAASQGMGKQPQRRPRPDGDRRGGQRPQGSGSEQNLMPRPGGTGGMPRPNPAMMPKHQSSQLGQAGSRPGRGGGRGRGGRPGSGGPGGGGRFGGPPMGGPGGMGAPGRGRGRGGTQGAFGRGGAGNRRRKSKKQRRQEFDEMEAPTIGGVRVRKGGGKTVRLRRGASLTDLAEKIGVDAAALVQVLFHMGEMVTATQSVSDDTLELLGAELEYNIQVVSPEDEDRELLESFDLEFGEDEGDEDDLEVRPPVVTVMGHVDHGKTKLLDAFRHSNVQTREAGGITQKIGAYQVEAEVEGEERAITFIDTPGHEAFTAMRARGAKSTDIAVLVVAADDGVMPQTIEAMNHAMAADVPIVVAVNKIDMDTADPTRVRGQLSEYGLIPEEYGGDTQFVDVSAVTRQGLDELLEAIVLTADAALDLRANPDMDAQGVAIEAHLDKGRGAVATVLVHRGTLRIGDSIVAGSAHGRVRAMINDQGDNVDEAPPSMPVQVLGLTSVPGAGDNFLVVEDDRVARQIADKREARMRAALQARTSRRKTLDQLFEQLEKGETQELLLILKGDGAGSVEALEDALTKIEISDEVGLRVIDRGVGAITETNVSLAAASKAVIIGFNVRPTPHAAKMADEENVDIRSYSVIYDAIDEIEAALKGMLKPIYKEQILGQAEIREIFRSSKIGNIAGCMVLDGVIRRNAKARLIRDGVVIQDTSIASLRREKDDVTEVREGFECGLTLHNYNDIKTEDVVEVYEMVEQERE; from the coding sequence GTGGCTAAGCCTCGCGTTCATGAGATCGCAAAGGAATTTGGCATGCCCAGCAAGGAATTGCTGGCATGGCTGAAAGATCAGGGTGAGTACGTCCGCGGCGCGTCGTCGTCGCTAGAAGCACCCGTTGTACGTCGTATTCGCGAACATTTCAGTGCCGACGGTGATTCGGCCAAGAAGGACGCACCGAAGACGCCGTCTTCGAGTAGCGCGCGCCAGACGAAGTCCAAGTCGGACGCGCCGAAACCCGGTGGGATTCGCGCGCCGAAGGCGACGCCCGGCGCGTTTGACCCAGGAGCGAGCCCAGCACCGACGAGCGCGCCCAAGCCGGCAGCGCCGAAGCCGGGTGCGACGGCAGCTCGCCCTGGCGCAGCTCCGAAGCCTGGCGCCCCCAAGCCAGCCGCTCCTCAGCCCAAGCCTGCTACTGGTGCGAAACCAGGCGCTGAGGCGAAGCCGTCGAGTGCGCCCAAGCCGGGTGCCGCGAAGCCCAGCGCGCCGAAGCCAGGCGTGCCGAAGCCTGCGGCGCCGAGCGCAGGATCTCGCACGGGTGGTGTGACTCCCGGTTCCATGCCGCGACGCACCAACGCGCCGCGTCCGGGTAACAACCCGTTTGCTGCCAGCCAGGGGATGGGCAAGCAGCCGCAGCGTCGTCCACGTCCCGACGGTGATCGTCGCGGCGGTCAGCGTCCGCAGGGTTCCGGCAGCGAGCAGAACCTGATGCCGCGTCCCGGCGGCACCGGAGGCATGCCTCGCCCTAACCCCGCGATGATGCCGAAGCATCAGTCGAGCCAGCTCGGACAGGCCGGCTCGCGCCCCGGTCGCGGCGGTGGTCGTGGCCGCGGTGGACGTCCTGGTTCCGGTGGGCCTGGCGGTGGTGGCCGCTTTGGCGGCCCACCGATGGGCGGCCCCGGGGGCATGGGCGCGCCGGGTCGTGGCCGTGGCCGCGGCGGAACGCAGGGTGCTTTCGGGCGTGGTGGCGCCGGCAACCGCCGCCGCAAGTCGAAGAAGCAGCGTCGCCAAGAGTTTGACGAGATGGAGGCGCCGACGATTGGTGGCGTACGCGTCCGTAAGGGCGGCGGCAAGACCGTTCGTCTGCGTCGTGGTGCGTCGCTGACAGATCTCGCCGAGAAGATTGGCGTTGACGCGGCAGCGCTCGTGCAGGTGCTCTTCCACATGGGAGAAATGGTCACTGCCACCCAGTCGGTGAGCGACGACACGCTCGAACTGTTGGGTGCGGAGCTGGAGTACAACATCCAGGTCGTGTCTCCTGAAGACGAAGACCGCGAGCTGCTGGAGAGCTTCGACCTCGAATTTGGCGAAGACGAAGGCGACGAGGACGACCTCGAGGTTCGTCCCCCGGTGGTCACCGTCATGGGTCACGTCGACCACGGTAAAACCAAGCTGCTCGACGCGTTCCGTCACTCGAACGTGCAGACGCGTGAGGCCGGTGGCATCACGCAGAAGATCGGCGCTTACCAGGTGGAAGCCGAAGTGGAGGGCGAAGAACGCGCCATCACCTTCATCGATACCCCTGGTCACGAGGCATTCACGGCCATGCGTGCCCGTGGCGCGAAGTCGACGGACATCGCCGTGCTGGTGGTTGCCGCCGACGATGGTGTGATGCCGCAGACCATCGAGGCCATGAACCACGCGATGGCCGCCGATGTGCCGATCGTCGTCGCGGTGAACAAGATCGATATGGACACCGCAGACCCGACTAGGGTGCGCGGCCAGCTCTCCGAGTACGGCCTGATCCCGGAAGAGTACGGCGGCGATACGCAGTTCGTCGACGTGTCGGCGGTCACGCGTCAGGGCCTGGACGAGCTCCTCGAAGCCATCGTCCTCACGGCCGACGCGGCGCTCGATCTTCGCGCGAACCCGGATATGGACGCCCAGGGTGTCGCCATCGAGGCCCACCTTGACAAGGGTCGCGGCGCGGTGGCGACGGTCCTCGTACACCGCGGTACGCTCCGCATCGGTGACTCGATCGTCGCGGGCTCTGCCCACGGACGCGTGCGCGCCATGATCAACGATCAGGGCGACAACGTCGACGAGGCGCCCCCGTCGATGCCGGTGCAGGTGCTCGGCCTCACGTCGGTGCCGGGTGCTGGTGACAACTTCCTCGTCGTTGAAGATGACCGCGTTGCGCGCCAGATCGCGGATAAGCGCGAGGCTCGGATGCGCGCCGCGCTGCAGGCTCGCACCAGCCGCCGCAAGACCTTGGACCAGCTGTTCGAGCAGCTCGAAAAGGGCGAGACGCAGGAGCTGCTGCTCATCCTCAAGGGCGACGGGGCTGGCTCCGTCGAAGCGCTCGAGGATGCGCTCACCAAGATCGAGATCTCCGACGAGGTTGGGTTGCGCGTCATCGACCGCGGTGTTGGTGCCATCACCGAGACGAACGTCTCGCTGGCTGCCGCGTCGAAGGCCGTCATTATCGGCTTCAATGTTCGCCCCACCCCGCACGCTGCGAAGATGGCGGACGAGGAGAACGTCGATATCCGCTCCTACTCGGTGATCTACGACGCGATCGACGAGATCGAGGCCGCGCTCAAGGGCATGCTCAAGCCCATCTACAAGGAGCAGATCCTCGGCCAGGCAGAGATCCGCGAGATCTTCCGCTCGTCGAAGATCGGCAACATTGCGGGTTGTATGGTGCTCGACGGTGTCATTCGCCGTAACGCCAAGGCGCGGCTCATCCGCGACGGTGTGGTTATCCAAGACACCTCTATCGCCTCGCTGCGTCGTGAGAAGGACGATGTCACTGAGGTGCGCGAGGGCTTCGAATGTGGCCTCACGCTGCACAACTACAACGACATCAAGACCGAAGACGTAGTCGAGGTCTACGAGATGGTCGAACAGGAGCGTGAGTGA
- the rbfA gene encoding 30S ribosome-binding factor RbfA, whose protein sequence is MPNPRNAKLADQIQTIIAQTLDRKVKDPRKGFITITEVRLSRDNREATVFYTVLGDDTARAGSAAALESAKGMLRTAVGQQLAMRHTPTLTFVLDATEDEARHIEDLLARAQASDAAAAAAREGKSFAGEADPYKKPEE, encoded by the coding sequence ATGCCCAACCCCCGCAATGCCAAACTGGCAGACCAGATCCAGACGATCATCGCGCAGACGCTGGACCGCAAGGTGAAGGATCCCCGCAAGGGTTTCATCACCATCACTGAGGTGCGGCTGAGCCGCGATAACCGTGAAGCGACGGTGTTCTACACCGTGCTCGGCGACGACACCGCCCGTGCAGGCAGTGCGGCCGCGCTGGAATCAGCGAAGGGAATGCTGCGCACGGCTGTTGGCCAGCAGCTCGCGATGCGGCACACGCCGACCCTCACGTTCGTGCTCGACGCGACGGAGGACGAGGCACGCCACATCGAGGATCTCCTCGCTCGCGCTCAGGCCAGCGACGCGGCCGCTGCGGCGGCACGGGAAGGCAAGTCCTTCGCCGGCGAAGCCGACCCGTACAAGAAGCCCGAGGAGTGA
- the truB gene encoding tRNA pseudouridine(55) synthase TruB, with protein sequence MTGTTLDGIVVLDKPSGATSHQIVGRLRRVLGTKKIGHAGTLDPMATGVLILGVGRATRLLGHLALNDKRYSATVRLGERSDTDDADGTVVPVADASAITREQLEQALAQFRGDIMQTPSTVSAIKVNGQRAYALAREGKGVRLQARPVTIERLDLGDVRVDGQRLDVDIDVECSSGTYIRAIARDLGEALGVGGHLTALRRTRVGNYLIDDAVVLGDEPPALMPMAEAARRSFPVVQLDDTQARDVRFGRALDIELPGETVGLLSPGGKLLALYGPKGGRAVPVTVLVGPDDDVQ encoded by the coding sequence GTGACAGGTACCACTCTCGATGGGATCGTGGTCCTCGACAAGCCGTCGGGGGCCACGTCTCATCAGATCGTAGGCCGGCTCAGACGCGTGCTGGGCACGAAGAAAATTGGGCATGCCGGCACGCTTGATCCGATGGCGACGGGGGTGCTCATCCTCGGCGTGGGGAGGGCAACCAGGCTGCTGGGCCATCTCGCGCTCAACGACAAGCGTTACAGCGCCACAGTCCGGCTGGGCGAGCGTTCGGATACCGACGACGCCGATGGCACCGTCGTACCCGTCGCCGATGCGTCGGCGATCACCAGGGAACAGCTCGAGCAGGCGTTGGCGCAGTTCAGGGGCGACATCATGCAGACTCCGAGTACGGTGTCTGCCATCAAAGTCAATGGCCAGCGCGCCTATGCCCTGGCGCGCGAGGGGAAGGGCGTGCGTCTCCAGGCGCGCCCGGTCACGATCGAGCGCCTCGACCTGGGCGACGTGCGCGTCGACGGCCAACGCCTCGACGTCGACATCGACGTGGAATGCTCCAGCGGCACCTACATTCGGGCGATCGCCCGGGATCTCGGCGAGGCCCTCGGCGTGGGCGGTCACCTCACCGCGCTGCGCCGCACCCGCGTCGGGAACTATCTGATCGACGACGCCGTCGTCCTGGGTGATGAGCCGCCGGCGCTCATGCCGATGGCCGAAGCCGCGAGGCGGAGTTTCCCCGTCGTGCAGCTGGACGATACGCAGGCACGCGACGTTCGGTTCGGTCGGGCGCTGGATATCGAGCTGCCCGGGGAGACCGTCGGGCTGCTGTCGCCCGGTGGGAAGTTGCTGGCGCTGTACGGCCCGAAGGGTGGCCGGGCCGTTCCCGTTACGGTGCTGGTAGGCCCTGACGACGATGTGCAATAA
- a CDS encoding bifunctional riboflavin kinase/FAD synthetase yields the protein MCNKVTDVSVLAIGNFDGVHLGHQRVLQEACQGDVGRLIVLTFWPHPVGVLRPDKAPKLLMGLRERIAKLRTFGANEVRVVRFNQAVAAMSPEEFVEDFLVGLQPTRIVVGSNFRFGAKAAGDVDTLRELARGRFEVTAVPLTTDGDQTISSTLIRGNLRDGDVRAAAAHLGSPFEYRGLVVVGDRRGRDLGFPTANLVVPDEMAVPADGVYAGWLTRVDIPGCEPLPAAISVGSNPTFDGTEHRVESYVLDRTDLNLYGVEVQVSFIERLRGQQRFDGAHALIAQMHEDVEHAREILR from the coding sequence ATGTGCAATAAGGTGACCGACGTGAGTGTTTTGGCAATCGGCAACTTCGACGGGGTACACCTCGGCCATCAGCGCGTGCTGCAGGAAGCGTGCCAGGGTGATGTTGGCCGACTGATCGTCCTCACCTTTTGGCCTCACCCAGTGGGGGTACTTCGGCCTGACAAGGCACCCAAGCTGCTGATGGGCTTGCGTGAGCGCATCGCGAAACTGCGCACGTTCGGCGCTAACGAGGTGCGTGTCGTGCGCTTCAACCAGGCCGTGGCCGCGATGTCGCCGGAGGAATTCGTCGAAGATTTCCTCGTGGGGTTGCAGCCCACGCGCATTGTCGTCGGCAGCAATTTCCGGTTCGGTGCGAAGGCGGCGGGCGACGTCGACACGTTGCGCGAACTGGCGCGCGGGCGTTTCGAAGTAACTGCCGTGCCGCTCACTACCGACGGCGACCAGACCATTTCGTCCACCCTCATCCGCGGCAATCTGCGCGACGGTGATGTGCGTGCTGCGGCTGCGCATCTGGGGTCGCCGTTCGAGTACCGTGGGCTCGTCGTCGTGGGTGATCGCCGGGGCCGCGACCTGGGGTTCCCGACGGCGAACCTCGTCGTCCCCGACGAGATGGCGGTCCCTGCCGATGGCGTGTACGCGGGATGGCTGACGCGCGTCGATATTCCTGGGTGCGAGCCGCTGCCGGCGGCGATTTCCGTCGGATCCAACCCGACGTTCGACGGCACCGAGCACCGCGTCGAGTCGTACGTGCTGGATCGCACCGACCTCAACCTCTACGGCGTGGAAGTGCAGGTGTCCTTCATTGAACGTCTGCGAGGACAGCAACGGTTCGACGGCGCCCACGCGCTCATCGCCCAGATGCACGAAGACGTCGAGCACGCTCGCGAGATTCTGCGGTAA
- a CDS encoding VOC family protein, whose product MQHLRNLDHIVVATPDLDATVQAFTDATGVSPVLGGVHPDQGTRNFLVAFTGGGYLEIIGIDEPRSGPRVFDLHLVDAPTVATFAVHPDAPEAKLGAAYELGFDLGVLGAGQRRDPSGTLLRWRLPPPLASDHSGVQPFVIDWGTTPSPEHTVDARVTLDNFRVTHPEPARVQELYAALDVDVPVDEGSEPALTVTVHGPSGQWTLR is encoded by the coding sequence ATGCAACATCTACGAAACCTGGACCACATCGTCGTAGCGACACCCGATCTGGACGCCACGGTGCAGGCGTTTACCGACGCCACCGGCGTCTCCCCAGTGCTTGGGGGAGTGCACCCCGACCAGGGCACCCGCAACTTCCTCGTCGCGTTCACAGGCGGTGGTTACCTCGAGATCATCGGCATCGACGAGCCTCGCTCCGGCCCTCGAGTATTCGACCTGCACCTCGTCGATGCGCCCACCGTGGCCACGTTCGCAGTGCACCCAGACGCACCAGAAGCCAAGCTGGGCGCAGCGTACGAGTTGGGCTTCGACCTCGGCGTGCTCGGAGCAGGGCAGCGACGTGACCCGTCGGGCACGCTCCTGCGCTGGCGGCTCCCCCCGCCGCTCGCGTCCGACCATTCGGGTGTGCAGCCATTCGTCATCGACTGGGGCACTACGCCCTCGCCGGAGCACACCGTCGACGCACGCGTTACCCTCGACAACTTTCGCGTGACCCATCCCGAGCCCGCCCGAGTGCAAGAACTCTACGCCGCCCTCGACGTCGACGTTCCCGTCGATGAGGGCTCGGAGCCGGCACTCACCGTGACAGTACATGGCCCGTCGGGCCAGTGGACCCTTCGCTGA